Proteins encoded together in one Candidatus Acidiferrales bacterium window:
- a CDS encoding acetyl-CoA C-acyltransferase gives MHDAVIVTSLRTAVGKALRGTLREARPDEMAAAVIKAAIERTRGLQPESIDDVLMGCAMPEGEQGMNVARIAALRAGVPVSVPAATVNRFCSSGLQTIAMASERIMVGSADVIVAGGTETMSLVPMGGRKVLPNPQLIDNQPETYLNMGLTAERVAAQYKISREDQDKFSLRSHQRAVTAIRAGNFIDEIVPLKVKRKFTKSGTTVSEETTFCVDEGPREDTSLDKLSKLKPAFMEGGTVTAGNSSQMSDGAAASIVMSAERASELGLKPLAKFVSFAVAGVPPEIMGIGPVKAVPKALKLAGLKLDDIDLIELNEAFASQAIAVIRELGMDESKVNVNGGAVALGHPLGCTGAKLTATLLHEMKRREARYGMVTMCIGGGMGAAGIFENIN, from the coding sequence ATGCACGATGCAGTAATTGTAACATCTCTCAGAACCGCCGTCGGGAAAGCACTTCGTGGTACACTGCGGGAGGCTCGACCCGACGAGATGGCGGCTGCTGTAATCAAGGCGGCGATTGAGAGAACGCGTGGTCTTCAGCCCGAGTCCATCGATGACGTTCTGATGGGTTGCGCGATGCCGGAGGGTGAGCAGGGGATGAACGTCGCGCGGATCGCCGCTCTGCGGGCCGGCGTGCCAGTATCGGTACCGGCAGCGACTGTCAACAGGTTCTGTTCATCAGGCTTACAGACGATAGCGATGGCTTCGGAAAGGATCATGGTGGGTTCTGCAGATGTAATTGTTGCCGGCGGAACCGAAACAATGAGCCTGGTTCCCATGGGCGGCCGAAAAGTTCTCCCGAATCCGCAGCTTATCGATAATCAGCCTGAGACATATCTCAACATGGGATTAACAGCCGAGCGGGTGGCGGCACAATATAAAATATCACGCGAAGACCAGGATAAATTTTCGCTGCGAAGTCACCAAAGGGCCGTCACAGCTATCAGAGCAGGAAACTTCATCGACGAAATTGTTCCCTTGAAGGTGAAAAGGAAATTTACGAAGAGCGGGACGACTGTTTCCGAGGAAACGACCTTCTGCGTCGACGAGGGACCAAGAGAAGATACGTCACTCGATAAGCTTTCTAAGCTAAAACCGGCTTTCATGGAAGGTGGTACGGTGACTGCAGGGAATTCTTCCCAGATGAGCGACGGCGCAGCCGCTTCAATCGTGATGAGCGCAGAAAGAGCAAGTGAGCTTGGACTGAAGCCGCTTGCGAAATTTGTCTCGTTTGCCGTGGCCGGAGTACCGCCCGAAATCATGGGGATTGGACCGGTCAAAGCTGTTCCAAAAGCATTGAAGCTTGCCGGACTCAAACTTGATGACATCGACTTGATCGAGTTGAACGAGGCGTTCGCTTCTCAGGCGATTGCTGTCATAAGAGAGCTCGGGATGGATGAGAGCAAAGTTAATGTTAACGGCGGTGCGGTAGCTCTTGGTCATCCTCTCGGCTGTACCGGGGCGAAGCTAACTGCAACTCTGCTCCACGAAATGAAAAGACGAGAAGCGAGATACGGCATGGTTACGATGTGCATCGGCGGGGGAATGGGTGCCGCAGGAATTTTTGAAAATATAAACTAA
- a CDS encoding long-chain fatty acid--CoA ligase, whose amino-acid sequence MTRQLLLDKNSGVKMDRPLTLCELLEKSVKRFHNPQTLNCKIGGEWKSFSSDCVHETVKYISLGLHSLGIVRGDHVALYADSSAYWTMSDLGIIHTGAADVPLYVTQAVHQIEFILNNSESKGIFVGSKKLFERAKDAIRKSCCKFVISISDEKLDLLQDGEDGCGIEFITWNELLEKGRAAASVNPEFFDKMKNFVKEDDLATIIYTSGTTGEPKGVMLSHENLVSNAVDCAEIFTFHPLDDIALSYLPPSHVFERMILYHYIDVGIRIFFADSIENLPQNLVEVKPNLMTTVPRMLEKAFEKAQAVVENLPWYKRFVFRWAINLALRFDVEKKMTFAYKMKHMFASLLVYKNLRRAFGGRIRFIISGGAPLSPDLARIFSAAGLTILQGYGLTETSPVIAVNRLERNRIGSVGPIIPNVSVKIAADGEILVDGPNVMMGYYKDAALTFAAFYASWFRTGDIGYIDKDGFLFVTDRKKDLFKTSGGKYIAPQVIEAALAENVYVEKAIVIGEHRKFASALIFPNWDALKNFAHKNQIRFNSNRELAENEKVNELYQSVIDEMNKNLSQWETIKRFAVLDGELTIEEDYLTPTLKMKRRNVENRYRELIDSFYQE is encoded by the coding sequence ATGACTCGTCAACTGTTGCTAGACAAGAATTCCGGAGTCAAGATGGACAGGCCGTTAACGCTCTGCGAATTGCTGGAAAAATCGGTTAAGCGCTTTCATAATCCGCAGACTCTAAACTGTAAGATTGGCGGCGAGTGGAAATCATTTTCATCTGATTGCGTTCATGAGACCGTAAAATATATTTCTCTCGGCCTGCACTCACTCGGAATCGTCCGAGGCGACCATGTTGCCCTATACGCGGACAGCTCGGCATACTGGACGATGAGCGACCTCGGAATTATTCACACCGGCGCGGCGGATGTTCCTCTTTATGTCACGCAAGCCGTTCATCAAATCGAATTCATTCTAAATAATTCCGAATCGAAAGGAATATTCGTCGGTTCAAAAAAACTATTTGAAAGAGCCAAGGACGCAATTAGAAAATCCTGCTGTAAATTTGTCATAAGTATTTCGGACGAGAAACTTGATTTGCTCCAGGATGGAGAAGATGGCTGCGGCATCGAGTTTATTACCTGGAATGAATTGCTCGAAAAGGGGAGAGCTGCGGCTTCCGTGAATCCAGAATTTTTCGACAAGATGAAAAACTTCGTGAAAGAGGACGATCTGGCCACGATAATTTACACGAGCGGAACAACCGGTGAGCCGAAAGGCGTGATGCTTTCTCATGAAAACCTTGTCTCCAATGCCGTAGATTGTGCGGAAATATTCACGTTCCATCCGCTTGACGACATCGCCCTGAGTTATCTTCCTCCGTCGCATGTGTTCGAACGGATGATACTTTACCACTATATTGATGTCGGGATACGGATATTCTTTGCAGACTCGATAGAGAATCTACCGCAAAATCTTGTCGAGGTAAAACCGAATCTGATGACGACCGTTCCGCGAATGCTCGAGAAGGCTTTTGAAAAAGCGCAAGCCGTGGTCGAGAATCTTCCTTGGTACAAACGGTTTGTATTCAGGTGGGCGATCAATCTTGCACTTCGCTTCGACGTCGAAAAGAAAATGACGTTTGCCTACAAGATGAAACATATGTTCGCGAGTCTTCTGGTCTATAAAAACCTCCGCAGAGCCTTCGGCGGAAGGATAAGATTTATCATCAGCGGCGGTGCACCGCTAAGTCCGGACCTTGCGAGAATTTTTTCAGCTGCAGGATTGACAATACTTCAGGGATACGGACTAACGGAGACTTCTCCAGTGATCGCGGTGAACAGGCTCGAGAGGAACCGGATCGGTTCGGTTGGACCGATTATCCCGAACGTATCCGTGAAGATCGCGGCTGATGGAGAGATATTGGTCGACGGTCCGAATGTCATGATGGGATACTACAAAGATGCTGCGTTGACGTTTGCTGCGTTTTATGCGTCATGGTTTAGGACGGGAGATATCGGATATATTGATAAGGACGGATTCCTGTTCGTGACGGATCGAAAGAAGGACTTGTTTAAAACCAGCGGCGGGAAGTACATCGCGCCTCAGGTCATCGAGGCGGCATTGGCGGAAAATGTTTACGTTGAAAAAGCGATCGTTATCGGGGAACACCGTAAGTTTGCTTCCGCATTGATTTTTCCGAATTGGGATGCACTGAAGAATTTTGCTCATAAGAATCAGATCCGGTTCAATTCTAATCGTGAACTGGCTGAGAATGAAAAAGTCAATGAATTATATCAAAGTGTAATCGATGAAATGAACAAGAATTTGTCCCAATGGGAAACGATAAAGAGGTTTGCGGTTCTGGACGGCGAATTGACTATCGAGGAGGATTATTTGACACCTACCCTCAAGATGAAGAGGCGGAATGTAGAGAATAGATATAGAGAATTGATTGACAGCTTCTACCAAGAATGA
- a CDS encoding NUDIX pyrophosphatase yields MPRISSKIVEVVIFRKKDVPEFLVLKRADNDRIYPGLWQLVSGGIKRGEKAHEAAIREVNEEIGVKPKRFYNTPLTNTFYFFTNDAVNLSPVFAAEVDGSTKVKLSGEHKEFQWLKKEDAISLLVWPGQKEAISVVNDYILNESPSRKFMEIKIR; encoded by the coding sequence ATGCCAAGGATAAGTTCTAAGATTGTCGAAGTCGTTATTTTCAGAAAAAAGGATGTTCCCGAATTCCTCGTACTAAAGAGGGCCGATAATGACCGGATTTATCCTGGGCTATGGCAGCTTGTGAGCGGAGGAATCAAGCGGGGCGAGAAAGCGCACGAAGCCGCCATACGCGAGGTAAACGAAGAAATCGGAGTTAAGCCGAAGAGATTTTACAACACTCCTCTCACAAACACTTTTTATTTTTTTACGAACGATGCGGTCAATCTAAGCCCGGTTTTTGCGGCCGAAGTCGATGGCAGTACAAAAGTGAAGTTGTCTGGGGAGCATAAGGAATTTCAGTGGCTGAAAAAAGAAGATGCGATCTCACTCCTCGTTTGGCCGGGTCAGAAAGAGGCGATTAGTGTGGTGAACGATTACATTCTGAACGAAAGCCCGTCGCGCAAGTTTATGGAAATAAAAATCAGGTAA
- a CDS encoding glycosyltransferase family 9 protein has translation MKILVSRLRFIGDIVLTTPVLEILREKFPDATIDYLGDSEGVTLLYRNPNLSEIIPYNFSAPEVIEQFRVASLLRRRKYDVAIDLFGNPRSAVEIFLSGAKMRIGGDFGWRGRLFTHPVAVKERITAVDFHLRYLLPLGIHEGYRQPRIFLDDNEIRDAEEFLEQVGVGDTQRKAVESSARKLMIGLHIGATWPAKVWMPEYFARLAELIAGDLDAQVVVTYGPRDSGYLERFLSSTQARVVVIPPRDLRRLAAIISRCGAYVSNDAAPMHISTAVGTRTIGIFGPGEPDIWFPYEKSLGHVALHKDVQCCHSDRCDMSGEDYMKCMKAIKPEEVFETLKQILEIG, from the coding sequence TTGAAAATTCTCGTAAGCCGGCTGAGATTTATCGGTGACATCGTCCTTACCACGCCTGTGCTTGAGATCCTGCGGGAGAAATTTCCCGATGCAACGATAGACTACTTGGGCGATAGTGAAGGTGTCACCCTTTTGTATCGTAATCCCAACTTGAGTGAAATAATTCCTTACAATTTCTCGGCGCCTGAGGTGATAGAACAATTCCGCGTTGCGTCTCTATTGCGAAGAAGAAAATATGATGTGGCGATCGACCTATTCGGCAATCCCAGAAGTGCGGTTGAAATTTTTCTTTCCGGGGCGAAAATGAGAATCGGCGGCGACTTCGGCTGGCGCGGAAGACTATTTACGCATCCTGTGGCCGTCAAAGAAAGAATTACCGCCGTTGATTTTCATCTTCGATATCTTCTTCCACTCGGAATCCATGAAGGTTACAGACAACCGAGGATTTTTCTCGATGACAACGAGATCCGCGACGCCGAAGAGTTTCTGGAACAGGTCGGAGTCGGAGATACTCAGCGGAAGGCTGTCGAGTCTTCGGCTCGAAAACTAATGATCGGTTTGCATATCGGTGCCACCTGGCCCGCGAAGGTTTGGATGCCGGAATATTTTGCCCGACTCGCGGAATTGATCGCCGGAGATCTCGACGCGCAGGTTGTGGTAACCTACGGCCCCCGAGACTCCGGCTATCTAGAGAGATTTTTGTCGTCGACTCAGGCAAGAGTTGTCGTAATTCCGCCTCGGGATTTGAGGCGACTCGCCGCGATAATTTCCCGGTGCGGTGCTTATGTTTCGAACGACGCTGCGCCCATGCATATCTCAACGGCGGTCGGAACTCGGACGATCGGGATTTTCGGGCCTGGCGAGCCGGACATCTGGTTTCCATATGAGAAGAGTCTCGGCCACGTTGCACTGCACAAGGATGTCCAGTGTTGTCATAGTGATCGTTGCGACATGAGTGGCGAAGACTATATGAAATGCATGAAGGCAATAAAACCGGAAGAAGTATTTGAAACCCTGAAACAAATTTTGGAAATAGGATAG
- the mazG gene encoding nucleoside triphosphate pyrophosphohydrolase produces the protein MTKIEDESLKEFLDVVRKLRKECPWDKIQTNKSIRHYTIEEVYELAEAIDQENWPEVKSELGDILLNVFLHTQIAEDEGKFTFSEMVREETKKMIVRHPHVFGDVEADTPEQVKKNWERIKTDAGRESIFDGIPVAFPALARAFKIQDRAAKVGFDWGSADEVLPKVTEEVEELREEVEKGNRDKIEEELGDLLFSLVNYARHINVHPESALRSATEKFQKRFLYVESELSKKNISLHDASLDEMNEIWEESKGRE, from the coding sequence ATGACGAAAATTGAAGATGAATCTTTGAAAGAGTTTCTGGATGTAGTGAGAAAACTGAGGAAGGAATGTCCGTGGGATAAGATTCAAACGAACAAATCGATAAGGCATTATACAATAGAAGAAGTTTACGAGCTTGCCGAGGCGATCGATCAAGAGAACTGGCCGGAGGTGAAGAGCGAGCTCGGAGATATCCTGCTGAATGTTTTTCTTCACACCCAGATAGCCGAAGACGAAGGGAAATTTACTTTCAGCGAGATGGTTAGGGAAGAGACAAAGAAAATGATAGTTCGGCACCCGCATGTTTTCGGAGATGTTGAGGCCGATACGCCGGAGCAGGTGAAAAAGAACTGGGAGAGAATAAAGACAGATGCGGGAAGAGAATCTATCTTTGACGGAATACCGGTCGCTTTTCCCGCGCTTGCACGTGCCTTTAAAATTCAGGACAGGGCCGCAAAGGTCGGATTCGATTGGGGAAGTGCCGACGAAGTCCTGCCGAAAGTTACGGAAGAAGTGGAAGAACTTCGAGAGGAAGTGGAGAAGGGAAACCGCGATAAGATAGAAGAAGAACTCGGAGATCTCCTTTTTTCGCTGGTCAATTATGCCCGTCATATCAATGTTCATCCTGAGAGCGCGCTGAGAAGCGCCACCGAAAAGTTTCAAAAAAGATTTCTTTACGTGGAAAGCGAGCTGTCAAAGAAAAACATTTCGCTCCATGATGCGAGCCTCGATGAGATGAATGAAATTTGGGAAGAAAGTAAAGGCAGAGAATAG
- a CDS encoding DedA family protein — translation MTELLINHVVNWIGISGYAGLVILMALESMVAPLPSEAVMPFAGFLIFEGRFSFHEVIFFSLLGSIIGSVMSYYAGLYGGRPFVTRFGKYLLLDSRDLDLTEKFFNKYGDKTIFFSRFIPVVRHLISIPAGIGEMKLGKFLIYTAIGAGIWNSFLAYAGFRLKSHWETIRHYSQIMDIVVVVFLIFGLGYFIYRHLKRLSAKNPT, via the coding sequence ATGACTGAATTACTAATCAATCACGTGGTCAACTGGATCGGGATCTCCGGCTATGCCGGACTGGTCATACTAATGGCGCTGGAAAGCATGGTGGCACCTCTGCCGAGTGAGGCAGTGATGCCTTTTGCCGGATTCCTGATATTTGAAGGGAGATTTTCGTTTCACGAAGTAATATTCTTCAGCCTGCTCGGAAGCATAATAGGCTCGGTTATGTCTTACTATGCGGGACTCTACGGCGGGAGGCCGTTCGTTACCCGCTTCGGAAAATATTTACTGTTGGACTCCCGCGATCTTGACCTCACAGAAAAGTTTTTCAACAAATACGGCGACAAGACAATCTTCTTCAGCAGGTTCATACCGGTGGTCAGGCATCTTATCTCGATTCCAGCCGGCATCGGGGAAATGAAGCTCGGCAAATTCTTGATTTACACGGCAATCGGAGCGGGCATCTGGAATTCTTTCTTAGCATATGCCGGCTTCAGGCTGAAGAGTCATTGGGAAACGATCAGGCATTACAGCCAGATTATGGATATCGTGGTCGTCGTCTTTCTGATTTTCGGACTAGGTTATTTCATATATCGTCATCTCAAGCGTTTGAGCGCTAAGAATCCGACTTGA
- a CDS encoding 3-hydroxyacyl-CoA dehydrogenase NAD-binding domain-containing protein produces MKNIRKAAVLGAGVMGAQIAAHLANAGISSYLFDVVPKELNDEETKKGLMLSDMEVRNRVASMGLKRALDLKPAPFFTIEKSNYITLGNFDDDLKKIGEVDWIIEVIVESLEPKRELMKKIEEFRKPGTIVSSNTSGIPISKIAEGLSDDLRKNFLGTHFFNPPRYLHLLELIPTEDTLPEVVAFMKGFAEETLGKGVVLCRDTPNFIANRIGVAAMMYILHRMVECDLTIEEVDAVTGPASGKPKSATFRTADIVGLDTLIHVATNLYEAAPEDEMRNYFKCPEFILEMQKRGWLGEKTRTGFYKRIKNEKGETEILALDRGKMEHRRRQRPSFQSIELGKNIEDVRERIRNLAYSKDRAGEFFWDTTAALLIYSANRIPEIADNIVSVDDAMKWGFGWSLGPFEMWDAIGLEKSIQRMKAEGRLVPAKVLDMLAGGADSFYKEENGAILFYDFVSKGYRQVPISRKFVNLAIEKRNGKIIRENSGASLVDLGDSVACIEFHSKANSIGEDVSQIVDLGLKKLETDYDALVIANQGKYFSAGANLMLLLMMAQEGEFDELDRAIRMFQSMDMRIKYAPKPVVVAPFNMTLGGGTEMVLHAPRVRASAETYMGLVEIGVGVIPAGGGTKEMLARSLARAPRVPDADLMPFVREVLETIGQAKVSASADDAKNLGYLRPTDDISMNEKFLIHDAKSTALAMVQEGYRPPERQKIIALGQSVLSGLTLGLYLWKEAGRITDYEFNIGKKLAYVLCGGDFTSPQEVDEEYFLGLEREAFLSLCGERKTQERMQYMLKNNKALRN; encoded by the coding sequence ATGAAAAACATTCGAAAGGCGGCAGTACTCGGTGCAGGCGTGATGGGTGCACAGATTGCCGCGCATCTTGCGAACGCGGGAATCAGTTCGTATTTGTTCGACGTCGTTCCGAAGGAACTTAATGACGAAGAGACGAAAAAAGGTTTGATGCTTTCCGACATGGAAGTCAGAAACAGGGTTGCTTCCATGGGATTGAAGCGTGCCCTTGATTTGAAGCCTGCGCCATTCTTTACGATAGAAAAATCGAATTACATAACGCTCGGTAATTTCGATGACGATCTGAAGAAAATCGGAGAAGTCGATTGGATCATTGAGGTGATCGTAGAGAGCCTCGAACCGAAACGGGAGCTGATGAAAAAAATAGAAGAGTTTAGAAAACCTGGAACGATCGTCAGCTCGAACACGAGCGGAATCCCGATTTCAAAAATTGCGGAAGGCCTGTCGGACGATCTCAGAAAGAATTTTTTGGGAACCCACTTCTTCAACCCGCCGCGCTATCTTCATTTACTCGAACTGATCCCGACCGAAGATACGCTTCCCGAAGTTGTTGCTTTTATGAAAGGTTTTGCCGAGGAAACCCTCGGCAAAGGAGTTGTGCTCTGCAGGGATACGCCGAACTTCATTGCGAACCGCATTGGCGTCGCTGCGATGATGTATATCCTTCACAGGATGGTCGAGTGTGATCTCACGATCGAAGAGGTTGATGCGGTAACCGGTCCTGCATCGGGAAAGCCTAAAAGCGCGACATTCCGTACCGCGGATATCGTCGGGCTCGATACTTTGATCCACGTTGCAACCAATCTATATGAAGCAGCACCCGAAGATGAAATGCGAAATTATTTCAAGTGCCCCGAATTCATTTTGGAGATGCAGAAACGGGGCTGGCTCGGCGAGAAAACCAGGACGGGCTTCTACAAACGTATTAAAAATGAGAAAGGGGAAACGGAAATACTTGCCCTCGATCGAGGCAAGATGGAACATCGACGACGGCAGAGACCTTCTTTCCAATCGATCGAATTGGGAAAGAATATCGAAGATGTCCGGGAGCGCATCAGAAATCTTGCTTACTCGAAAGATCGCGCCGGAGAATTTTTCTGGGACACGACCGCAGCTCTCCTCATTTATAGCGCGAACAGAATTCCGGAGATCGCCGACAATATCGTCAGCGTCGACGACGCGATGAAGTGGGGCTTCGGGTGGAGTTTGGGCCCGTTTGAAATGTGGGATGCAATCGGACTTGAAAAATCCATCCAGAGAATGAAGGCGGAAGGGAGGCTGGTACCTGCAAAGGTTCTAGACATGCTTGCGGGAGGTGCGGATAGTTTTTATAAGGAGGAAAACGGAGCGATACTCTTTTATGATTTTGTTTCGAAAGGTTACAGGCAGGTTCCGATCTCCAGAAAATTCGTCAACCTTGCCATTGAGAAGAGGAATGGGAAGATCATCAGGGAAAATTCAGGCGCGTCTCTGGTTGATCTCGGAGATTCGGTTGCTTGCATAGAATTTCATTCCAAGGCTAATTCTATCGGAGAAGATGTGAGCCAGATCGTCGATTTAGGTTTGAAAAAACTTGAGACCGACTATGATGCATTAGTCATTGCAAATCAGGGGAAATATTTTTCCGCGGGCGCAAATTTGATGCTTCTTCTTATGATGGCACAGGAAGGCGAATTCGATGAGCTTGACCGCGCCATAAGGATGTTCCAATCGATGGATATGAGAATCAAGTATGCGCCGAAGCCGGTAGTGGTGGCGCCGTTCAACATGACGCTCGGCGGCGGGACAGAGATGGTCCTTCATGCTCCCAGAGTTCGCGCCTCTGCAGAGACGTACATGGGCCTCGTCGAAATCGGAGTAGGTGTCATACCGGCGGGCGGCGGAACGAAGGAAATGCTAGCGCGGAGTCTCGCGAGAGCGCCTAGAGTTCCGGATGCCGATCTTATGCCGTTTGTTCGCGAGGTGCTTGAGACAATCGGGCAGGCGAAGGTGTCCGCGAGCGCCGACGACGCGAAAAATCTGGGGTACCTGCGTCCGACTGACGACATTTCGATGAATGAAAAGTTTTTAATCCATGATGCAAAATCTACGGCGCTTGCCATGGTACAAGAAGGTTATCGTCCGCCGGAGAGGCAAAAAATAATCGCACTCGGCCAATCGGTTCTTTCGGGGTTGACGCTCGGATTGTATCTGTGGAAAGAAGCCGGGCGGATCACCGATTACGAATTCAATATCGGGAAAAAACTGGCCTACGTATTGTGCGGCGGTGACTTCACCTCACCGCAGGAAGTCGACGAAGAATATTTCCTCGGCCTTGAACGGGAGGCATTTCTGAGTTTGTGCGGTGAAAGAAAGACTCAGGAACGAATGCAATACATGTTGAAGAACAATAAGGCGCTGAGAAACTGA
- a CDS encoding pseudouridine synthase, translated as MTPELIPLSRALTKLGYCSRSRAADYIKSGRVSVNGEVTRLLSSRVDLDRDIIAVDRNRLSRPVRVVIMLHKPRGFVTTSSDEFSRKTVYGLIPNDLHLFSVGRLDIDTTGLLLFTNDGTLQDKILSPENEIAKTYIVTVNGKVTGEQIGKLMKGVEIRDGVICRADDCEIVETELSKTRLRIRIHEGKNREIRRMLDAIGKKVSRLHRTAIGGLELDVPEGAWRKLTDEEIKLILN; from the coding sequence ATGACTCCAGAACTGATTCCTTTGTCCAGAGCGTTGACGAAGTTAGGGTATTGTTCGCGGTCGAGGGCTGCCGACTATATAAAAAGCGGAAGAGTTTCGGTCAACGGAGAAGTGACCAGGCTTCTCTCGTCGCGCGTAGATTTGGATAGAGACATTATTGCAGTCGACAGGAACCGCCTCTCGAGACCGGTGAGGGTCGTCATAATGCTTCATAAACCTCGCGGCTTCGTGACCACTTCGAGTGATGAGTTCTCGCGGAAGACAGTTTACGGTCTTATACCGAACGATCTCCACCTTTTCTCCGTCGGGAGGCTGGACATAGACACAACCGGGCTTCTTCTCTTCACGAACGACGGCACACTTCAAGATAAAATTCTCTCTCCGGAAAATGAGATCGCCAAAACCTACATCGTTACCGTCAACGGGAAGGTAACCGGTGAGCAAATCGGCAAGCTCATGAAAGGCGTCGAAATTCGAGATGGAGTTATTTGCAGAGCAGATGATTGTGAGATAGTAGAAACGGAGCTGTCTAAGACTCGATTGAGAATTAGGATCCATGAAGGGAAGAACAGAGAGATCAGGCGAATGCTGGACGCAATTGGGAAAAAAGTTTCAAGATTGCACCGAACGGCAATTGGAGGCCTGGAGTTAGATGTCCCTGAAGGGGCATGGCGGAAACTGACAGATGAAGAAATTAAATTAATCTTGAACTGA
- a CDS encoding VOC family protein, translating to MAAVQVRYIVNDVEDAISFYCKHLEFKEVMHPAPTFAMLSRGDLRLVLSKPGGGPGGGQAMSDGRLPMPGGWNRFAIEVEDIEATVAKLRKAGVHFRNDIITGVGGKQCLFDDPSGNPIELFQPIIPEARLKPGS from the coding sequence ATGGCCGCCGTTCAGGTTCGATACATTGTTAACGATGTTGAGGATGCAATCTCGTTTTACTGCAAGCACCTTGAGTTTAAGGAAGTCATGCATCCGGCACCGACGTTCGCCATGCTTTCTCGCGGTGACTTGCGTCTTGTATTGAGCAAGCCGGGAGGCGGACCCGGTGGCGGTCAGGCTATGTCGGACGGCAGATTGCCGATGCCGGGTGGATGGAACCGATTCGCGATTGAAGTTGAGGATATAGAAGCCACAGTTGCGAAGCTCCGTAAAGCCGGAGTTCACTTTAGAAATGACATCATAACCGGCGTCGGAGGGAAGCAGTGCCTGTTCGACGATCCATCGGGAAATCCGATAGAATTGTTTCAGCCGATCATACCCGAGGCCCGTCTCAAGCCGGGCTCGTGA